In the genome of Gadus morhua chromosome 14, gadMor3.0, whole genome shotgun sequence, one region contains:
- the LOC115558889 gene encoding apoptosis regulator BAX-like, whose product MADADGRDRAEEQGAAGGEDVIDDPIMEQGALILRGYVMHCISAYDPAMQVSSEDLGGAPNEQLDPQMKELVEMMREKSDVLDQNAELENLISQVQGNCVQGVFMKVAKSIFNDGITWGRVASLFYLAYKFIYKALTMNHMENIRIIISWVLQFIREQLHPWIAQQGGWEGVVRGISRWRTVTALASVVLVVAFVYYRKSR is encoded by the exons ATGGCAGACGCCGACGGCCGGGATCGCGCGGAGGAACAGGGCGCCGCGGGGGGCGAAG ATGTCATCGATGACCCCATCATGGAGCAGGGGGCTTTGATTCTGAGAGG GTACGTGATGCACTGCATCAGCGCCTATGACCCGGCCATGCAGGTCTCCTCTGAGGACCTGGGTGGGGCCCCCAATGAGCAGCTGGACCCTCAGATGAAGGAGTTGGTGGAGATGATGCGGGAAAAATCCGACGTCCTGGACCAGAACGCTGAGCTTGAGAA CCTGATCAGCCAGGTCCAGGGGAACTGTGTCCAGGGCGTCTTCATGAAGGTGGCTAAGAGCATCTTCAATGACGGCATCACCTGGGGCCGTGTGGCGTCCCTCTTCTACCTCGCCTACAAATTCATCTACAAG GCGCTGACCATGAACCACATGGAGAACATCCGGATCATCATCAGCTGGGTGCTGCAGTTCATCAGGGAGCAGCTGCACCCCTGGATCGCTCagcaggggggctgg gAGGGCGTGGTCAGGGGTATCTCCCGCTGGCGGACGGTGACGGCGCTGGCCtccgtggtgctggtggtggcctTCGTCTACTACAGGAAGTCGCGCTAA